In Paracoccaceae bacterium Fryx2, a single genomic region encodes these proteins:
- a CDS encoding FtsX-like permease family protein has product MDAIDRKLIRDFRRLWAQALAIALVLACGVAILLTSLGMYRALDETRTAYYERNRFADVFAAARRAPLGLLREIGAIDGVQTVVARVAGDVILDVPGLAEAAVGRVLSLPETGAPVLNVPILLTGRLPETAAEVAVNRPFALANRLLPGDRIAANLNGQKRVLTITGTLLSPEFIYTVGPGALMPDNRRFGILWMPRDAAAAAFDMSGAFNDLALKLDRHTRLAPVLEAVDDLLAPHGGLGAHGRDRHLSNSFLDAEIKQLRSMALVLPPVFFAISAFLVAMVMGRIVALERSEIGLLKALGYSDLEICIHYLMLAGLIALTGTLIGWLAGTWLARGLSREYADFFDFPFLIFRVPSWVYGASGGLALVATTLGAARSALVAARLAPAVAMQPPAPPRFRRTWIDIAMARARLAQPTVMILRSVTRWPGRSALTALGLSLAVAAVMAASFMRDALDEIVDAAFYQSNRQDAILVFARDVPLSVLAEVARLPGVRQVEGQQVHAAILRNGRFEKHVSVEGRFPGADLSRVIARDGRALDAPPGGILLSDVLAAQLHLTVGDTVEAEFLTGRRGTHQMRVTGLVTQYFGLGAYVDLEDLNRLFGQSPQLSLANVTLDGARIDDLHLALKSVPGLAAMNMLTETRRSFEATISRNVTIMTTVYVTIALLITIGVAYNGARIQLSERARELASLRILGFSRWQVSYILIGETMLLAVLAQPPGWLLGRALAWSMTSGFSSDLYRLPLVLEPATFAVASLVVLAAALGSALVVRRRLDRLDLVAVMKTRE; this is encoded by the coding sequence ATGGATGCCATCGACCGCAAGCTGATCCGCGACTTCCGCAGGCTCTGGGCGCAGGCGCTGGCGATCGCTCTGGTGCTGGCCTGCGGGGTGGCGATCCTGCTGACCTCGCTGGGGATGTATCGCGCGCTGGACGAAACCCGAACCGCCTATTACGAGCGCAACCGCTTTGCCGATGTCTTTGCCGCCGCGCGCCGTGCGCCGCTGGGGCTCCTGCGCGAGATCGGGGCGATCGACGGGGTGCAGACGGTCGTGGCGCGGGTGGCGGGCGATGTCATCCTGGATGTGCCGGGGCTGGCAGAGGCTGCGGTCGGGCGCGTGCTGTCGCTGCCCGAAACCGGCGCGCCGGTGCTGAACGTGCCGATCCTGCTTACCGGCCGCCTGCCGGAAACCGCGGCCGAGGTCGCGGTCAACCGGCCCTTCGCGCTTGCCAACCGCCTGCTGCCCGGCGACCGCATCGCGGCCAACCTGAACGGGCAGAAGCGGGTGCTGACCATCACCGGAACCCTGTTGTCGCCGGAATTCATCTATACCGTGGGGCCGGGGGCCCTGATGCCCGACAACCGCCGCTTCGGCATCCTGTGGATGCCGCGCGATGCGGCGGCGGCGGCGTTCGACATGTCGGGCGCCTTCAACGACCTGGCGCTGAAGCTGGACCGGCACACCCGGCTTGCCCCGGTGCTAGAGGCGGTGGACGATCTGCTTGCCCCCCATGGCGGGCTGGGCGCCCATGGGCGCGACCGGCACCTGTCGAACAGCTTTCTCGATGCCGAGATCAAGCAGTTGCGCAGCATGGCACTGGTGCTGCCGCCGGTGTTCTTTGCCATCTCGGCCTTTCTGGTCGCGATGGTGATGGGCCGCATCGTGGCGCTGGAGCGCAGCGAGATCGGGCTGCTGAAGGCACTGGGCTATTCCGATCTGGAAATCTGCATCCATTACCTGATGCTGGCGGGCCTGATCGCCCTGACGGGCACCCTGATCGGCTGGCTGGCCGGGACGTGGCTGGCGCGCGGCCTGTCGCGGGAATATGCCGATTTCTTCGACTTTCCGTTCCTGATCTTTCGCGTCCCGTCCTGGGTCTATGGCGCGTCGGGCGGCCTTGCGCTGGTCGCCACCACGCTGGGCGCCGCCCGGAGCGCGCTGGTCGCCGCGCGCCTGGCCCCGGCCGTGGCCATGCAGCCGCCGGCCCCGCCGCGGTTCCGCCGGACCTGGATCGACATCGCGATGGCGCGGGCGCGGCTGGCGCAGCCCACCGTGATGATCCTGCGCAGCGTGACCCGCTGGCCGGGGCGGTCGGCGCTGACGGCGCTGGGCCTTTCGCTGGCGGTTGCGGCGGTGATGGCCGCGTCGTTCATGCGCGATGCGCTGGACGAGATCGTCGATGCGGCGTTCTACCAGTCGAACCGGCAGGACGCGATTCTGGTCTTTGCCCGGGACGTGCCGCTTTCGGTGCTGGCCGAGGTGGCGCGCCTGCCGGGGGTCAGGCAGGTCGAAGGCCAGCAGGTCCATGCCGCGATCCTGCGCAACGGGCGGTTCGAGAAGCACGTCTCGGTCGAGGGCCGGTTTCCCGGCGCCGACCTCAGCCGGGTAATCGCACGCGACGGGCGCGCGCTGGATGCGCCGCCCGGCGGCATCCTGCTGTCGGACGTGCTGGCCGCGCAGCTTCACCTGACGGTGGGCGACACGGTCGAGGCCGAATTCCTGACCGGCAGGCGCGGCACCCACCAGATGCGGGTGACCGGCCTCGTGACCCAGTATTTCGGACTCGGCGCCTATGTCGATCTGGAAGACCTGAACCGGCTGTTCGGGCAGTCGCCGCAGCTGTCGCTGGCCAACGTCACGCTGGACGGGGCGCGGATTGACGACCTGCACCTGGCCCTCAAGTCGGTGCCCGGACTGGCCGCGATGAACATGCTGACCGAAACCCGCCGCTCTTTCGAGGCCACCATCAGCCGCAACGTCACCATCATGACGACGGTCTATGTCACCATCGCGCTGCTGATCACCATCGGGGTGGCCTACAACGGCGCGCGCATCCAGCTTTCGGAACGCGCGCGCGAACTGGCGTCGCTGCGCATCCTGGGGTTTTCGCGCTGGCAGGTGTCGTACATCCTGATCGGGGAAACCATGCTGCTGGCCGTGCTGGCCCAGCCGCCGGGCTGGCTGCTGGGGCGGGCACTGGCCTGGTCGATGACCAGCGGCTTTTCCAGCGATCTCTACCGCCTGCCGCTGGTGCTGGAACCTGCCACATTTGCGGTGGCGAGCCTTGTGGTGCTGGCCGCGGCGCTGGGGTCGGCGCTGGTCG
- a CDS encoding ABC transporter ATP-binding protein, translating into MTPDPRSPAHSDPVGQPPAAARAVVFRTEGVTKVYASGKVTVRALDGVDLVLYAGELTVLLGPSGSGKSTLLNILGGLDHATAGRVWFRDTELTTLGDRALTRYRRDHVGFVFQFYNLVPSLTARENVQLVTDVARDPMPAEEALDLVGLGPRMDHFPAEMSGGEQQRVAIARAIAKRPEILLCDEPTGALDSKTGVQVLEALQQINDRFGTTTVVITHNAEIRRMAHRVIRFQDGRIVQVEVNAERLAPGQIVW; encoded by the coding sequence ATGACCCCCGATCCGCGTTCCCCTGCGCACAGCGACCCGGTCGGCCAGCCCCCCGCCGCCGCGCGCGCGGTCGTGTTCCGGACCGAAGGGGTGACCAAGGTCTATGCCAGCGGCAAGGTGACGGTGCGCGCCCTCGACGGGGTCGATCTGGTGCTTTACGCGGGCGAGCTGACGGTTCTGCTCGGCCCCTCGGGCAGCGGCAAGTCGACCCTGCTGAACATCCTCGGCGGGCTTGACCATGCCACCGCAGGCCGCGTGTGGTTCCGCGACACCGAGCTGACCACGCTGGGGGACCGCGCGCTGACCCGCTACCGGCGCGACCATGTCGGCTTCGTGTTCCAGTTCTACAACCTGGTGCCCAGCCTGACCGCGCGCGAGAACGTGCAGCTGGTCACCGATGTCGCCCGCGACCCGATGCCCGCGGAAGAGGCGCTGGACCTCGTGGGCCTCGGCCCGCGGATGGACCATTTCCCAGCGGAAATGTCGGGCGGCGAGCAGCAGCGGGTGGCCATTGCCCGCGCCATCGCCAAGCGCCCGGAGATCCTTCTGTGCGACGAACCCACCGGCGCGCTGGACAGCAAGACCGGCGTGCAGGTGCTGGAGGCGCTGCAGCAGATCAACGACCGCTTCGGCACCACCACGGTGGTGATCACCCATAACGCCGAGATCCGGCGCATGGCGCATCGGGTGATCCGGTTCCAGGATGGCCGGATCGTGCAGGTCGAGGTCAACGCCGAACGCCTGGCCCCCGGCCAGATCGTGTGGTGA